One window of Trifolium pratense cultivar HEN17-A07 linkage group LG5, ARS_RC_1.1, whole genome shotgun sequence genomic DNA carries:
- the LOC123886372 gene encoding uncharacterized protein LOC123886372, giving the protein MGYAPSEPSFQYWRNELRKESVEALNWVDKIPKEKWTQAYDGGRRWGHMTSNLVEAMNSVYKEIRSLPITALVKATYSKTATLFGTRGMDAVAVLASGQVYSVPCQKRITDAMTKAHSHVVTRHDRQRFAVEETEDPREGRPKDKFKVHLEEKWCDCGKFQALHLPCSHVIAACFHAHLDYQVYIDDVFKVANVCRVYEHTFEVVQG; this is encoded by the exons ATGG gATATGCACCCAGCGAACCTTCATTCCAATACTGGCGGAACGAACTTAGGAAGGAAAGTGTGGAGGCTTTAAATTGGGTTGATAAAATCCCGAAAGAAAAATGGACGCAGGCGTACGATGGAGGTCGTCGGTGGGGTCACATGACGAGCAATCTTGTCGAGGCGATGAACTCAGTATACAAGGAAATTCGCAGCCTACCAATCACAGCATTGGTCAAAGCAACATACTCTAAGACTGCGACACTTTTTGGAACACGCGGAATGGATGCAGTGGCTGTGTTAGCTTCTGGTCAGGTGTATTCTGTCCCATGTCAGAAAAGGATTACAGATGCAATGACTAAGGCCCACTCACATGTAGTCACTCGTCATGATAGGCAACGTTTCGCAGTGGAGGAAACTGAGGATCCCCGCGAAGGCCGACCAAAGGATAAATTTAAAGTACACTTGGAAGAAAAATGGTGTGATTGTGGAAAATTTCAAGCATTACATTTACCTTGTTCACATGTTATTGCTGCTTGTTTTCACGCTCATTTGGACTATCAAGTGTACATTGATGATGTGTTCAAAGTTGCCAATGTATGTCGCGTTTATGAGCATACCTTCGAAGTGGTTCAAGGCTAA